The following nucleotide sequence is from Bactrocera oleae isolate idBacOlea1 chromosome 2, idBacOlea1, whole genome shotgun sequence.
TATGTCGCCTTGCCAGTATTGCTTCACGTCACAGAAAGGTTTAGaatgaaatatatttccaaCTACTatactacaaaatattattgaaaatcattttacAACTTTAGGTTTAATTGTATAGAACTAGATTTTCAAGtccattaaaaaaatacatttttccttagagctataaataaaattacactcaATACCGGTAAAGAAATTCTttagtaaaacttttaaatcGCGATCCGTTTATCAAGAGCGTTTAGAGAGTGTTTTTTAAATCGTGTACACAGTTTTGAAGTAAATGAACCATTGTATactattacattttatttgttaGAGTCACTTTTTAGCATTAAAAACTGTATAAAAGATTCTATTAGGTTTCACTGCTTATTTAATTCTTCGCGTAATTCGGATTGGTAAGGCCAAGGTGATAgcaaaggttaaaaaaaattactgtccCAGTTCGATTCAAtttaaatatactcgtatatgtatgttcTTTGTAAACACCAACTTGGTGCCAAGATAATTGAcatcaatataattttaacacTTATTATGTTATCTGTAGTTCAGTACAAAGTAAAACGTGTTGACATGgatgttttatatacatatatggctaCTACATATTGTTTGCTGTATCAAATTGGTTAGTAGTTAGTGAACCCAATCGCAAAAATTCACTGTTTATTTGGCGGAAAGATGAAATTTCCCTTAGCCTAGTTCAGCGTTAGCCCGATTCGCTTTGTTTTAACGAGAGAAagcaatgtacatatattgagtaaaataatataaataaaggtTGTAAATGTTATTAACTCACTTTGCATCATTAATGTTGTCTAGGTTGTCCTTATTCTCTATTATTCCAGAAAGTAGACTGATAACTTCCGAACGATTCAGGCTATTCAATACGGATGAATTTACAATAGTGTTAAGTCCGAAACGCCTGACAGCGAGTATTGTACAATTCACTAGTAGTTCGGTATCCACGATGTCCGACATTTTTGACATTTAACCGTACCTTTACCGCACAACTAAATACTTCGCCTTTtaactacatatatacttgtatgtatatgtatatagaaatgcaCACAGTAAACGGCATTTTGAAAGTTCTATAACCTTTCTTTTCATTTGTATAAGTAGGATAActgttatttttatgtaaagtgTAAAAGTGAATAAACCAATATACAGTGAAATTCCTCAAAACCGGACACCCACCGTCGTGGTGGTTTTGACCGGCTATAGGAACTGTCAACATATGAGGGCGTGGCAAAActaatgtttaaaatatatttttatagtcaCAAAAAACAACAGAAGTTGTAATTTATGAAAGCtgtatattttacaaaactatTTGTCTTTAGGaaagataaatatataagttCACGAAACGATTTaccaaaatgaaaaatgaatcaACTCTTTTCAATAGAGGTGATCAAAAGCTTTAGACCCGAAGCCACTCGACAACAACATCAATAAATAATCTAAGATCCTATAGCCTAATTCTTCTATTATTTTAAGTGTACTGTACTAGAAAGTTTGCTGCTAATCACGTATCGACCAATTATCTCAGTCGAATTGCAGGTGTCATTGAAAAAGTGCAGTAACTTCTGAAAATACAGGTTAATGCAGTTATTTCTAAATGTCTAcacataagtatacatatgttcatacttatcaaattaaaatatggGCGTCGGAGGTAAGTTTGCGTGGatgttttattttctatttaacttttattttctcCACTAACTTTGTTTCTCACTTTTGGGTAAATTTTCACTCTTATACGGTTTTGTTCTTTAAAATCCTTCGTTTGTTTTGTCCTTACTTtcgttacaaaaaaaatattttataatataagtcattataaaaaacatttcgtacttatacatttatgtatagaacatattctataaaatatacagtTATACAGGTACACATGGttaatataactaaaaaattgtattgcttGAAAACCGTACTTGTACTcttatattgtatttacatatatttggacgttacattaaaaaattcaagtagatatttaacaaaaaagcgATTTTGCAATTCTTGGGCATTCATATCACTTTTTGAGTTTTCTACTGTGTATTGtgctaataaaaagaaaattaaaaattaatttctaatactTAATAACCAAACAGGATAATAAGGCGCTGTTAGATGACATGTCTATCGTTAGTCTTAAATCTTTGAcaatttcatattaaataagTCTTCTATTCATTGTTGACAGAATAATGATACCAAAGTTTATGATTTGATGATAAAAAACAGCGAGAGCAGAGCAACATGCATTGCTCTCGAGCACCAATTTCTTAGGAATATGTGCGCACAAAAAACACAattgtaaatacataaatacaatatatacctatgtatggtACGTATGTACTTCAGTATTTATGGAGTAGTCTGCAAGGTGCGTTggcgtaaatttttaaattttgctactttattattttaaaaacttcaacTTCGATAAAATTTTTAGCCATATTTTAGCGGTTTCATCATAAAATCTCTCTTTTATcaactttattattatatgtgtatattttgtatTCGATTTGTGACACTAACTAATATTGttctatacatatacctatgtacacaTTTGTAAATACATCACATAATTCACGTTAGAGATTGTATTAATGAATTTATTCGagtacaaatataaaagttgcaCAATTTTTTCTCGAGCAATTAACTTTTTGCTTAacagaaattgaaatttgataAATGGTATGCATTTTCTGAATGCGGCACAAACGAGTGTCTGTCAAACTTTAACTTTCTACTGAACTTCGCAAATTCGTATTCGTGAGTTCTGACTCTGCTAAAACCTGTGGTCACGCCAATCATAATGGGGCTGTTGTTGAGCCACCTTTTTatgttcatttttattttactcttgCACATCCCTTAATTCAATGTTGTATTGGCTGAATTTGTTCTCCAGAGTCGAGAGTTTGACTttctatactcttgcaacatgttgctacagagtataatagttttgttcacctaatgtcGTTTtgatcacctaaaactaatcgagatagatataggtttatataaatattaatgattGTGACGAaagtctgtctgtccgtcaatctgtctgtgcaagctgtaacttaaatatatattaaaatatcgtGATAAAACTTGGTATGCGTATTCATTTGCAAAAATATGGGGTTCATAGATGgctgtaatcggaccactgccacatccacaaaacgccattaatcctataaattgccataactaagccgcaaactAAGATCcaaaattgtaattgaaatttgcttaaaagtgggcgtggcaccgcccctCATAGGTTTAATGCATATATCTCCcgaaccattcaagctatatcgcTCAAAATTACGCACGACAAATTATTTCGACAACTCTAACGATAGTGTGAAACCtggcgaaatcggatgataaccacctCCAATCCtcatataatggttttgttaaaaactactaaaagtgcgagtAATCAACAACTTAATGCGTCAGAtacattaaattgaaaatcaaGGATGAAACAatagggctttataggagccagtGTTAAAATAAGTCGGTggacgtggcacagcccacatttaggtgaaaacccatatttcaGGATCTACTCAAccgatatcaaccaaatttggtaagtAATATTGTTTTGACCATCCTATGTTAGAAAGCgaaaatcgaactacaaccacgcctacttcccttaTAACGCAACTTTAAATCTATCAGATTTTTTCActtacaaatcaagcaccagtTAATTTATTGGGATAgcactttgcacgaatagtgcgtTTTAGGTATGCCCCTTCGAATCTAAATATAGTCAAAACCGGACCATAACTAATCAAGCCCTCAGGTACCGAAAATGTGCACcccgctcacaacgtactgagtcaatcaatcgaaaaactgtcaaagacaaacttttagcgcgaataaacacgttttcagcgccgtatagtatgacatccacgtaacactagtactatggacaataacgctatctcttagataaaaaccgaacgaactttttacttgacctaatactttagtttaatgccgaaaatatgtaaaattatattagacTATTATGTTATTCTAaccaactttattatattaatggtttagccCTGAACATGTTTGaagtctagaccttggtcttaatctcatatcTCTAATATCATGAATTGCGATCTGCTAGTTGACGTTTCGCACAtctactcaatatattaaatatagcctttcggttaagtttatgtcagatatatcccTTTTGAGAATGATTTTAGTTTAactttcgctgacgggaagtaaaatataaatataaaactaactgagtctatgacttataatataacttaataaaataccaaatttgatcgtaattcattcacgatttcatcgaataatgaatgttgaattctttcgcaaaatttttaatatgaagttttgtcAACCCCTGGATATATGCTCCCGTTTTATCCTTggaagttgcaaaagtatgaaatgttgGGTTACACCCGACATttggccttccttacttgttatatctTGCAAATGCTTCAGAAACACCACAAACATTTTCATCCTTATATCTTTATTGTTCTTGTGCGCACATAACCTGTTAAGAGAATGCCCGACTACTCGTTGGGAATTTTCGAACGAGCTTCCTATCTATTTACTTTTATAGGAACTTTTTCCATAAACCGGAGAACATACAACACATCTCTCATCTATGTATCTGACATGTGTTCTATGCACTTACCCTTAGATTATCAACTGGTTGTTTTGTGCTTTCACAAGGAAAAAGGAATGTTCCgataaataactgtaaaaattCTAGTTGGGcatttacgtatatatttatataatatatagtataaatgtatatatttcaaacaGGAGTATATTTTTTTGAGCAGAGTACATGACcttggatatataatatattgtacatatttatatttacactcacacacgcatgtatgtatgcataagttGCTAGCTCTCTGAAATGATGAATGACCTGTAGATGATGGCAAACGTCAGAATATTGACGTAGAAACATTATCTTATTTATGTTAACATTTTTCTGCAACAACAGGTGCGAAAAATATGTACGTAGAACAAATAAACTGACGTCTAACCGACTAATAAATGGGTGAATTTGTCAATGTTTTCAACGGCTCTTACTTTGCCCTATCTACTATTAGTTTTCCAGAGTGTCTTTTTTATGTGTTATTGCTATAAGAATCAAGAGCATTCgctaataaaaatgcaataactcTGACTTAATACGTCGgcaacttaaattttaattactacGTTAAAGCCGATATAGAAAATTGTTTTAGCTTCCGTATACGGAATATGAAGATCTCTGTGCCTTCGGTTTGAATTAACCTTGAGATATGAGGGGGATAAGAGGTTTAGACCAATTCTATTCATATTCAGCACTAAACCccaaaatgtttaagaaaataacataaacggtgtaaagtcagaaATCACTATATATATAGAGTCCATTGAGGGCAAAGGAAAGTCTGGACTGATTGTTTTAACTTTTGACAATATTCAAAagcaatttcataaatttataattcatacactgaccgacatattcggtccttttagtagttttcaacattacTGTTATATAAAGAGTGGGGTGTTATCATCCGATGTCACCCATTTTTCGGCCAAAATTCGGTTCTCCGGTGACTACTGTAAGAGCTCTTCGCACAAAACACGATATTCTCAGATGAGGCCTGTTTCTGGTAGCATGTCTTCATTTCCACTATTGgggttttatttcattttaacattacGTCGTTCTTATTGGAGAccctttataaaaatttcaaacatccGTTTGATTTTgtaccgaatatatcggtcaatatgtaaaatggCTTAGCAATATTAGGTGAacgtttaatatttaatttactatagtttaatgccgaaaattgaACAACGAAATACCACACCGCTACATCACTTTTgtcaaatttggtttgatacgggcgatCAGTACGGAAGGGAGAAATGTCGGTGACGGTTTGTGCTATTAAGCAGAGAAAATTTGGTGATTATTTTACCAACCcaaaaatgcttttaaagtGCATTAAGACATCATTTTTTATCTAGTACTGTAGTTTTTAGTACTATACACAGCTGATGGATTGATAAGACTAAAATGTTCACATAATAACGAACTTAAGAGTTTTTTGGGAATCTTCTAAGGTTATTGTTTATTAGTCGGTAAGAATGCATTTACAAATAGTACGGCTATTAGAATGGAAGATAGCGAACCATGGAAAACgatttataaatataagcaaTAAAAGGGAGAATTCTTTTCGAAAAGTTTACAAAGAGTTTTGGTCGCCCAAGCTTATAAATAAACCTCCTTATGAGCATTTTACACAAGTTGGCGATCCAGTTTTGCGCACAAAAGCTGCAGAAGTGCCTGGAGAACTAGTTAACAGTAAAGAGGTAGAACATATTGTTGAAAAAATGATCAAAGTATTACGAAAGTTCGATTGCGTTGGCGTTGCAGCACCACAAATTGGAATTTCGCTTCGTATCATTGTGATGGAGTTTCGGGATGGGTTAAAAGACATATTGCCAAAACCTGTTTACGAAGCAAGGAAAATGTGTACACTACCACTAACagtaatatatgaaataatcttaaacatttcaattattgttttatttactaggtTGTAATAAATCCCACATTGACTGTAACAAACTACGAAAAGCATAAACATCCAGAAGGTTGTATGAGCGTTCGAGGTTATTCAGCAGAAGTAGAACGATTTCATTCTGTTCTGTTAAAAGGAAAAAATCTCAAAGGCATAGAAAATGAAGTTGAGTTAAGTGGTTGGAACGCAAGAATAGCGCAACATGAAATGGATCACTTGGACGGAAAGCTTTACATCGACCGCATGGATAGTTCAACTTTTATTTGTACATGTTGGGAGACAGTTAatgttaaaagtgggcgtgttgAGATAcctttttataaataagtttagtaaatgtatagtttaggtcccccaactaaggaggcctcaaaaataatatttttttttaattgtctcGAGCGGAAAGTcaattttttcgttaatttatgtatatatttacaaatgtatttaaagcactttgcacatatttttcaagttacttagttgttgttgttgttgtagcggcaaaatcatgaaaaaatcgaaagtgaaagaatccgatggaatttataattttgttttataaggaataggcgtggttgttgccCCATTTCGTTCATATTTACACCCTAATAAAGGTATGTCCGGATAAAGTTGcgcatcgaatttggttgaaattggtataGTAGGTCCTGGGAGAAATTTCACCAAAACGTGGGCGGTGCCTCGCCAACTGTACAATTTTGAACCAATTAAGAACTGTTTACAGTTATTAGTTAAAAGCTTTGAAGTATTtgcaattaaaacaattttgtttttaatttgtttaaagtataaaatctattaattttaaagtcaCATAATAAATACAGCTTTGAAATACTTAGTTTTCCCGTAAccgtataattaatttttataattattttcgcttCGTTTTCATTGATTTGAGCCATTTTGCATTGTTACGATTGAGAGCTCATACAGTACCACTTCCCTCTATTATCCTTTTGTAATGGCTTCATCGCATTCGGTTCTCATATAGCCCGGAATATAGCAAAGCACTTATGAATGGTTTCttcactaaataaaaaaacaataataaaaaataaataagtaaatgaattttaagaatacaataattgaaatttctaattttttttaaaaatgaacaaTCTGCCTTAATCTTGATCACAAACCCCAATCGATCCAACAACTCAcagtaatattatatgtatattgatggttttaccattttttatttAGCCGATGAAATAATTCCTTCTGAATCCTTCTGATACAAAAGTGCGCTGAAActcgttattattatttttgatcaGTGTTagattttcttttgaatttcgaaCACGTTGTCGTTTTGAACGCTGTTCAAAAAACACGACAGAAACCTCGAACactgtttatttttgaaaattcatgaCGTTATATaggattattatatatattaattaactcATCCAATTTAGTTGTACGGCctcaaaacttgaaaattttacgATGTTTTCTGGCGTTACTGACTCTTGTGGCTTTCCTGAAGAGGGTGGATAACTAGTACTTGACTTTTGAGGATGCTGAAGCAGTTTTGACGTAACACTTACCAAGCTATTGCTTCGCATCAACAGTGTTTTCCCTATCAGGAAACAAAGTTTATTGCAAAAACGAAATTCCCTTTTCAATCAAGTGTAAATTCTCAGATATTCTTTGATGATCAAATGTAATTATTTCTTTTGATTGAAAACTTAGTTCAAAATGAACGCAAGAGCATTTTAACattgcatgcatatatatttattatatatatatatatatatataatttattttatagtacAAATGGTCATCTCATCGACAAGCTGATAAGAAATTTTGGCTCCCACCTAGAATAATCCTTCAATTTCTCCAGTTTCAGTGTTCAAATCAATGTCGTATATTGCAGGACGAGTTGAAAGTCCAGGCATTTTAGAGATTTCTCCACACATAGCAACAATAAACCCAGCTCCTGCTGAAACGTACACATCTTGAACAGTCAGAGTGAATCCTTTAGGCGCTCCCTTAATGGCGGCATCGCCAGTTAATGAGCCGGAAGTTTTAGACATGCATACCGGTAAAGTGCCGAAACccttgaaaataattagagatAATTACAGACAAATATAaggtattttaaataatacaattattttactTACAGCAGCATTCAGTTTTTTCAAAGAATCCACAGCTTTTTGAGTTAACTCAACTTTCGCCGCTCCATACATGTTTTGTGCAATTATGTTCATTTTAGCCTCCAGATGTAAATGGAtatcatataataatttaaatccaTTTGGACCTTCACACGCCTTTATCACTGCATCGGCAAGCTCGGCAGCACCTTCACCTCCATCGCTCCAATGCGTACAAAGAACAGCTGCAAAAGCACCGGCTTTCAAAGCGGCTTGCTTTATGAGATTGTGTTCAGTATCCGTGTCGGACCTAACAAtgcacatacattttttatataattttaattggcATATTTAATCAGATGGTATAACATACGTGTGGCGATTAATGGCTACTATAACTGGAAAACCGAATTTCTGACCATTGGAAATGTGTTGAAGAAGGTTAGGTAAACCTTTCTCAAGCAATTCCAAATTTTCTTCGGTATATTGTTTATTGAGCGGAGCTCCTGGGGTGACTGCAGCTCCACCACCATGCATTTTCAGAGCACGAACTGTAGCTACTAGCACCATTGCATTTGGTTTGAGACCGGAAGAACGACATTTGACGTTACAGAACTTTTCCATGCCGATATCAGAACCAAAACCAGCTTCTGTACATACGAAACCTTTTTCACCCACCAATTTCAGGCCGATTCTGTCAGCAACAATTGAGGAACATCCATGCGCAATATTTGCAAATGGACCAGTGTGTACCAGAACAGGTGTGCCTTCTAAGGTTTGCATTAAAGTAGGCTCCAAAGCATCCTTCAGCAGAACGGTTAGTGCACCAGTAACGCCTAGATCATCGGCAGTGACAGGTCTACCCTTGCGATCGAATGCCACTACCATGTTTGCTAGCCGCTCCTTCATATCCTTCATGTCTGCAGCAAGTGCCAGCACAGCCATTATTTCACTAGCAACTGAGATGGCAAACGAAGATTTACGAGTAAAATTCTTTTCGGAGGGCGATTGACCAATTGTTACTTCACGTAAATACCGATCGTTAATATCAATGACGCGTTCCCACATAATCGTGTCGGTATCGATATCCAAACGTGCAAACCGGCTTTGTTCTTCTGGTGTTAAAGAATCAGGATCGGTTTTCGAAATCCCCAATCGCTGTAAACGGCGTAGttgtattttcgaaaatttacgCTGACCTTTAATTCGTGGTACTAGCCGATCGTACAGCGATTGATCTTTTTGGGTATTTTCATGGAAAATACGGGTATCCAATTGGGCGGCAAGCAAGTTATTGGCTGCCGAAACAGCATGGATATCACCAgttaaatgcaaattaaattcATCCATCGGAATGACTTGTGCATAGCCACCGCCTGCAGCTCCACCCTTAATTCCAAAGGTGGGTCCTTGTGAAGGTTGTCTCATGCAAGCAATTGCGTTACGTCCCTTATGGGCACAAAGTGCTTGAACAAGACCAATCAATGTTGTACTTTTACCTTCACCCAGAGGAGTGGGTGTAatactaacaaaaataaaaataaaaacaaaaacttttacaaaaattaaaatttgtaaggGGAAATAAAATACTAACCCGGCTACCACTATGTAGGAACCATCAGAACGACTCTTCAAACGATCTACCGTACTCAAAGatattttcgcttttttatCTCCATAAAGAGAAACCTCTCTACCTATCAACCCAATCTCTTTAGCCAATTTGGAGATATGTTTGGGTTTTTGGGATCTTGCAATAATGATGTCTctgtaagcatatatgtatacataaggtGTTACAGTAATACAATttccaaaaaaccaaaaacacctACGATGGCACAGGTCTAACTTTAACAAAGGTAAGCGGTGCCAAATCCCATGTGGCATGTACTAGTTTTTCAGCAGCCGACAAAGCCGAACGAACAGTGTTTTTCAGAAGCATGGCTACAGTCATAGGTCCAACGCCGCCAGGAACTGGAGTAATAAATGAAGCTACTTGTTTTGCCTCGTCAAAAAGAACATCACCAACCAGCCGCGAGCCTCCTTGTTTGGTAGAATCTGAAACATTTACAACATTTACTTCACTTGATTAAGAGCAGATTATTATTGAAAAGTTCATAAATTATGGAGTCACGAGGAGTTGCTTACGTAAATACTGACCCGGGGGCCAAACAACTTGAACTGATAACAAATTAGACTAGTCTCCCAGGGAAAACATACCGTATGTGTTGAAGTGATTTTAAATCTATAGAgtatttataaaatgaaatgtaaacgtgcatacatatgtgatgATATGCGTATTGtgaaagactttttttttaaaatagatcTAATGTAATGACCAGAATaacaaaataacagaaaatatttaaaaaaaaaagaaaaaatatgatttgCAATTAGCTCtaacattatataatttttttaaactaataatGGTTAAATATAATTCTCACCTTATTTCTAGTAGATAGTTTATATAtgggaaaagtaaaataatttaggacgattgaaattgaaagtaaagtgcttgttcaggaggcgtttttcaaaaaaaaaaaaaaaacaacttgtaAAATAACGGACactctaatatacatacatatacgaattTATTTACCTGGTTTTACATTAATGCCACAGTCAATAACAACAGCTCCTGGTTTGATCCAGCTACCCTTTACCAGTTCCGGCACACCAATGGCAACGACTAGAATGTCGGCGTTTAGGCActggaataaatattttataaatataccatTACATTACTTAAATATCTGACGAATTTCGACTACAGGAGAAACGCAAGTACAAGTAAAACAATTTTCCTTtactgataaaaaaatatttaaatctttgaatgtaatttcaaaatattattttgttcgaATATACTCACAATTTGTTCAAGGTTTTTGGTTTTGGAGTGGCAAACGGTCACTGTGGCGT
It contains:
- the LOC106622528 gene encoding peptide deformylase, mitochondrial — protein: MHLQIVRLLEWKIANHGKRFINISNKRENSFRKVYKEFWSPKLINKPPYEHFTQVGDPVLRTKAAEVPGELVNSKEVEHIVEKMIKVLRKFDCVGVAAPQIGISLRIIVMEFRDGLKDILPKPVYEARKMCTLPLTVVINPTLTVTNYEKHKHPEGCMSVRGYSAEVERFHSVLLKGKNLKGIENEVELSGWNARIAQHEMDHLDGKLYIDRMDSSTFICTCWETVNVKSGRVEIPFYK